One Methylocapsa sp. D3K7 DNA window includes the following coding sequences:
- a CDS encoding helix-turn-helix domain-containing protein — protein sequence MDFYPSSPVNGPDHGSRETQRLSTRKIPASERVGWLRDLICREYANVEVATPSQQTLSQDLTIYPWDTLRLSVVTCNGTVLERLPRAPQLANQDVYFAVVLLSGDYALEQDGKEAVLRPGDMTLYDATRPHHIQCPKDFGKILLSIPRPLLRARMAGVEHCTALKISGAAGIGAVTSEFLRASSLQADTLTASDIATLADQTLDLLTLAAASVRPADFTLSRSRSTSLYRIKTLIERCLQDVDLDSATIARRAGLSARYINGLFGEEGTSLMRYVWKRRLEHCAKDMREPHHESDPIADIAFRWGFGDASHFSRAFKQHFGCAPREFRQQRR from the coding sequence ATGGACTTTTACCCATCTTCTCCCGTGAATGGACCGGACCATGGCTCCCGGGAGACTCAGAGGCTCTCAACCCGCAAAATTCCGGCGTCGGAGCGCGTTGGCTGGCTGCGTGACCTCATTTGCCGCGAATACGCGAATGTCGAAGTCGCCACGCCATCGCAGCAAACCTTGTCACAAGACTTGACGATTTACCCCTGGGACACTCTCCGGCTCTCCGTCGTCACATGCAACGGCACCGTTCTCGAACGCCTCCCCCGTGCGCCGCAGCTCGCCAATCAGGATGTCTATTTCGCGGTTGTCCTGCTCTCGGGGGATTATGCGCTGGAGCAGGATGGGAAAGAAGCCGTGCTCCGACCCGGCGACATGACTCTTTATGACGCGACGCGGCCGCACCATATCCAGTGTCCCAAAGATTTTGGAAAGATCCTTCTCTCGATCCCAAGGCCTCTTTTGCGGGCGCGGATGGCAGGCGTCGAACACTGCACCGCGCTCAAAATTTCTGGCGCCGCAGGAATCGGTGCGGTGACCTCGGAGTTCCTGCGCGCGTCGAGCCTGCAGGCCGACACTCTCACAGCATCCGATATTGCGACACTCGCGGACCAGACGCTCGATCTGCTGACTTTGGCAGCGGCCTCGGTGCGGCCTGCGGACTTCACGCTCTCGAGAAGCCGCTCGACGTCATTGTACCGCATCAAAACCTTGATTGAACGATGCCTGCAAGATGTTGATCTCGATTCCGCAACAATCGCACGCCGCGCGGGCCTGTCGGCACGTTACATCAATGGTCTCTTTGGCGAGGAAGGAACCTCTCTGATGCGCTACGTCTGGAAGCGCAGGCTTGAACATTGCGCCAAGGACATGCGCGAACCTCACCATGAAAGCGACCCCATTGCCGACATCGCATTTCGATGGGGGTTTGGAGACGCCTCGCATTTCAGCCGCGCTTTCAAACAACACTTTGGCTGCGCGCCACGGGAGTTCCGCCAGCAGCGGCGTTAG
- a CDS encoding glutathione S-transferase family protein, with product MSITITAFERSPDGGKGLARDTRVRWALEEVGQPYEVRLVSFKAMKEPAHLALHPFGQIPTYEDGDLGLFETGAIVFHIAERHAGLLPEDANARARAITWMFAALSTVEPPILELVTARLLEGDKSWSAQRMPLVEDRVRNRLGQLSHCLGDASWLDGAFSAGDLMMVSVLLRLKASGMLDEYPNLSAYVARGEARPAYKRAFAAQLAVNKPLG from the coding sequence ATGAGCATCACGATAACCGCCTTTGAACGGTCACCCGATGGCGGCAAGGGACTGGCGCGTGATACGCGCGTTCGCTGGGCGCTGGAGGAAGTGGGCCAGCCTTACGAGGTTCGTCTTGTTTCGTTCAAAGCGATGAAGGAACCCGCGCATCTGGCGCTTCATCCTTTCGGCCAGATTCCGACCTATGAGGACGGCGATCTCGGCTTGTTCGAGACGGGGGCGATCGTGTTCCATATCGCGGAGCGCCATGCGGGCCTGTTGCCAGAGGATGCGAATGCGCGGGCGCGGGCGATCACATGGATGTTCGCTGCGCTCAGCACGGTAGAGCCGCCGATCCTTGAACTCGTAACCGCCAGGCTCCTTGAGGGCGACAAGTCCTGGTCCGCGCAACGCATGCCTCTCGTCGAGGATCGCGTCCGTAACCGGCTGGGCCAACTTTCCCATTGCCTTGGCGATGCCAGCTGGCTCGATGGCGCGTTCAGCGCGGGCGACCTGATGATGGTGTCGGTGCTGCTCAGGTTGAAGGCGTCGGGTATGCTGGACGAATATCCGAACCTCTCCGCCTATGTGGCCCGCGGCGAAGCGCGGCCCGCCTACAAGCGTGCCTTCGCAGCGCAATTGGCGGTGAACAAGCCACTTGGCTGA
- a CDS encoding thiamine pyrophosphate-binding protein, which produces MTVGADFILDALVQEGLTHLFLVPGGLVDPFLPALARQSQLQPIVAAHEGGAAYMADGYARASGHFGAVLGIGGPGLCNMATAIAAAKTDSSPILALSGEVPIDMEGLGEFQDASQATLNDTAVVKPLTRMSMTIVSARNLHHWLRHALTAMWGMPRGPVHLSLTRDVLVGECTSEYAPVSAYYKAHATLDRPAAEAALALLGKAAGPKIAFLAGAGVEHDVGAATLRAVAEQWSIPVATTLRAKGVFPEDHELSLGVFGYAGTRHATAAILDSKIDVLIVLGSGFNERDTMHWTLREQADAETVILHVNTDMDELTAHSVPAHSVLGTCHGFLDLMQERAAALEPALLPGVAQRQAWLAKIKQEPRLYDIENCDRPIKPIHPAAAVAALRKVFPRDGIMLVDSGAHRAFAGHYWSSYEPRTYISATNLGPMGWAIPAAVGVQCAQPDRRVAVITGDGCMLMHGLEVQTAARYGLPIIYVVLNNGALGNVWLRAHQLGALPSELTTIPDHDWARFARSLGAQGFTVTDPADLQGVFQKALAANGPVLIDIKADKNCPTPVYDFAAGVKAWSYHE; this is translated from the coding sequence ATGACAGTGGGTGCTGACTTTATCTTGGACGCCCTCGTGCAGGAAGGGCTGACTCATCTGTTCCTGGTGCCGGGCGGGTTGGTCGATCCTTTTCTTCCGGCCCTGGCGCGGCAGTCACAATTGCAGCCCATCGTCGCCGCGCATGAGGGTGGCGCCGCTTATATGGCCGATGGCTACGCCCGCGCGAGCGGCCATTTCGGCGCCGTGCTCGGAATCGGCGGGCCGGGTCTTTGCAACATGGCGACGGCCATCGCCGCCGCGAAGACCGATTCCTCGCCCATTCTTGCACTCAGCGGCGAAGTCCCCATCGACATGGAAGGGCTTGGTGAATTTCAGGACGCGAGCCAAGCCACGCTCAACGATACAGCGGTCGTGAAGCCGCTCACCCGCATGTCGATGACGATCGTCAGCGCCCGCAACCTCCACCACTGGCTTCGGCATGCGCTGACCGCGATGTGGGGGATGCCGCGCGGGCCGGTGCATCTGTCATTGACGCGCGACGTGCTCGTCGGCGAATGCACATCGGAGTACGCGCCGGTCTCTGCCTATTACAAGGCCCACGCAACTCTGGACAGACCGGCGGCCGAGGCGGCGCTGGCCCTGCTCGGCAAAGCGGCCGGACCAAAAATCGCTTTTCTCGCCGGAGCGGGTGTCGAGCATGACGTTGGCGCCGCGACGTTGCGGGCCGTCGCGGAACAATGGTCGATTCCCGTCGCAACGACGCTGCGCGCCAAGGGCGTGTTCCCGGAAGATCATGAGCTCTCGCTTGGCGTCTTCGGCTATGCGGGCACCCGTCACGCGACAGCAGCAATCCTCGATAGCAAAATCGACGTGCTGATCGTTCTGGGTTCCGGCTTCAATGAACGGGACACGATGCATTGGACTCTGCGTGAACAGGCCGATGCGGAGACCGTCATTTTGCATGTCAACACCGACATGGACGAACTGACCGCGCATAGCGTGCCCGCCCATTCCGTGCTTGGCACCTGTCATGGGTTTCTCGATCTGATGCAGGAACGCGCAGCAGCCCTTGAACCCGCGCTCTTACCCGGCGTCGCGCAACGCCAAGCATGGCTAGCAAAAATCAAACAAGAGCCTCGCCTCTACGATATCGAAAATTGCGACAGGCCGATAAAACCCATTCATCCCGCCGCCGCTGTGGCGGCCCTGCGCAAGGTCTTTCCGCGCGATGGGATCATGCTCGTCGATTCCGGCGCGCATCGCGCCTTTGCCGGTCACTATTGGTCCAGCTATGAACCGCGCACCTATATCTCCGCCACCAATCTTGGACCGATGGGCTGGGCGATCCCGGCGGCCGTTGGGGTTCAATGCGCGCAGCCCGATCGCCGGGTTGCCGTCATCACCGGCGATGGCTGTATGCTGATGCATGGGTTGGAGGTGCAAACCGCTGCGCGCTACGGGCTGCCGATCATCTATGTGGTGTTAAACAATGGCGCGCTGGGCAATGTCTGGCTGCGCGCCCATCAGTTGGGTGCCCTGCCCTCCGAACTCACGACCATCCCCGATCATGACTGGGCGAGGTTCGCGCGCTCGCTCGGCGCGCAGGGCTTCACGGTCACCGATCCGGCGGACCTCCAAGGAGTCTTTCAGAAGGCGCTCGCGGCCAACGGACCCGTGCTCATCGATATCAAAGCCGACAAAAATTGCCCGACACCCGTTTATGATTTCGCGGCGGGGGTGAAGGCGTGGTCCTATCATGAATAG
- a CDS encoding carboxymuconolactone decarboxylase family protein: MSVLPLDPAKLPAEGQALFATLSAKRKARGADFGGPYMALLNHPELARRIEELGFFLKFEGVLPRDAYQFIVLTVARATGAAFEWHDHVQHALAAGLSQELVDGIAAGNTETLPEPYALLREILARTMSWQDVPDDLQAQALAEWGAEGLVEIVVLSGFYQMFAAINQGFSITPPPCAPSGRP; the protein is encoded by the coding sequence ATGAGCGTTCTGCCGCTTGACCCCGCAAAACTCCCAGCCGAAGGACAGGCGCTTTTTGCGACGCTCTCGGCGAAGCGCAAGGCGCGCGGCGCGGACTTCGGCGGCCCCTATATGGCTCTCCTCAATCACCCCGAATTGGCGCGGCGGATCGAGGAGCTGGGGTTCTTTTTGAAATTCGAGGGTGTGCTGCCACGCGACGCCTATCAGTTCATCGTGCTAACGGTGGCGCGAGCGACCGGCGCCGCCTTCGAATGGCACGATCATGTGCAACACGCGCTCGCCGCCGGGCTGTCGCAGGAGCTGGTTGACGGCATCGCCGCGGGAAACACGGAGACGCTTCCAGAGCCTTACGCACTGCTGCGCGAGATCCTGGCGAGGACAATGTCTTGGCAGGATGTGCCCGACGATTTGCAAGCGCAAGCCCTTGCTGAATGGGGTGCGGAGGGATTGGTCGAGATCGTGGTGCTCTCGGGATTTTATCAGATGTTCGCGGCCATCAACCAAGGCTTTTCCATCACCCCCCCGCCGTGCGCCCCATCAGGGCGGCCGTAG
- a CDS encoding cation diffusion facilitator family transporter, translated as MAEHDDHDHHGHHHGTSAGHTHAPAPKDFGTAFAIGTALNLGFVITEAVYGLLANSMALVADAGHNLGDVLGLVMAWTATVLARRAPSQTYTYGLRRGTILAALANAMLLLVTVGAIAVEGVRRLIEPSDVASVTVMVVAAIGVVINGVTAWLFASGRKGDINVRAAFVHMAYDALVSVGVVAAGGVILLTGWTRLDPLASLVIAGVILAGTWSLLRDSVGMSLDAVPAGINPDEVDAFLKAQPGVAAIHDLHIWPMSTSDTALTCHCLMPGGHPGDEFLVHLAHHLHERFHIGHVTIQVEVDEHIACALEPAHEI; from the coding sequence ATGGCTGAACACGACGATCATGATCACCACGGGCACCATCATGGGACCAGTGCCGGTCATACCCACGCCCCCGCGCCAAAGGATTTCGGGACAGCCTTTGCCATCGGCACGGCCCTTAATCTTGGCTTCGTCATTACCGAAGCGGTCTATGGCCTGCTCGCGAACTCGATGGCTCTGGTTGCCGACGCCGGGCACAACCTCGGGGATGTGCTTGGACTCGTGATGGCATGGACCGCGACGGTGCTGGCCCGGCGGGCGCCCTCGCAAACCTATACCTATGGTCTCCGGCGTGGCACCATTCTGGCCGCGCTTGCCAATGCCATGCTGTTGCTGGTGACGGTGGGCGCGATCGCGGTCGAAGGTGTGCGCCGCCTCATCGAACCCAGCGACGTCGCCAGCGTCACTGTCATGGTGGTTGCAGCCATCGGCGTCGTAATCAATGGCGTGACGGCTTGGCTGTTCGCGTCGGGCCGCAAGGGCGACATCAATGTGCGGGCGGCGTTTGTGCATATGGCCTATGACGCCCTTGTATCGGTCGGCGTTGTGGCGGCGGGCGGGGTGATCTTGCTCACCGGCTGGACGCGGCTCGATCCGCTCGCGAGCCTGGTGATCGCTGGGGTCATTCTGGCGGGCACATGGAGCCTGCTGCGCGACAGCGTCGGCATGTCGCTTGACGCGGTGCCCGCCGGGATCAACCCGGACGAGGTCGATGCGTTTCTCAAGGCACAGCCGGGCGTTGCCGCGATCCACGATCTGCATATTTGGCCGATGAGCACCAGCGACACCGCCTTGACCTGCCATTGCCTGATGCCCGGCGGCCACCCCGGCGACGAATTTCTGGTCCATCTCGCGCACCATCTGCACGAGCGCTTCCACATCGGCCATGTGACGATCCAAGTCGAAGTGGACGAGCATATCGCTTGCGCGCTCGAACCGGCGCACGAGATTTAA
- the ilvC gene encoding ketol-acid reductoisomerase yields the protein MRVYYDSDADINLIKAKKVAIIGYGSQGHAHALNLKDSGVKNVCVALRQDSTSSKKAAAAGLDVKSVADAARWAEVVMLLAPDELQRDIYRDHLEHNLQQGAALMFAHGLNIHFNLIEPRGDLDVLMVAPKGPGHTVRSEYKRGGGVPCLVAVARNPSGNAHDLALSYGAAIGGGRAGLIETTFREECETDLFGEQVVLCGGLVELIRNGFETLVEAGYAPEMAYFECLHEVKLIVDLIYEGGIANMNYSVSNTAEYGEYVSGPRIVTEQTKAEMKRVLGDIQSGRFTRDWMLENEVNQTSFKAMRAKSASHQIEEVGARLRAMMPWIGANKLVDKDKN from the coding sequence ATGCGCGTTTATTATGATTCCGATGCCGATATCAACCTCATCAAGGCCAAGAAAGTCGCGATCATCGGCTATGGAAGCCAAGGCCATGCTCATGCTCTGAACCTCAAGGATTCGGGCGTCAAGAATGTCTGCGTCGCCTTGCGCCAGGATTCCACTTCGTCCAAGAAGGCCGCCGCGGCCGGACTCGACGTGAAGAGCGTCGCCGACGCGGCCAGATGGGCCGAGGTGGTGATGTTGCTCGCCCCCGACGAATTGCAACGCGACATCTATCGCGACCATCTCGAACACAATCTGCAGCAAGGCGCGGCCTTGATGTTCGCGCATGGCCTCAACATTCATTTCAATTTGATCGAGCCGCGCGGCGATCTCGATGTGTTGATGGTCGCGCCGAAGGGGCCTGGCCACACGGTGCGTTCGGAATATAAACGCGGCGGCGGCGTGCCGTGTCTCGTCGCGGTTGCCCGCAATCCGTCCGGCAATGCGCATGACCTTGCCTTGTCGTATGGGGCGGCGATCGGCGGCGGCCGCGCGGGTCTCATCGAGACGACGTTCCGGGAAGAATGCGAGACGGATTTGTTCGGCGAGCAGGTGGTGCTCTGCGGCGGTCTCGTCGAGCTGATCCGCAACGGGTTCGAAACCCTGGTCGAGGCGGGGTATGCGCCGGAGATGGCCTATTTCGAATGTCTGCATGAGGTCAAGCTCATTGTCGATCTCATCTATGAGGGTGGCATCGCCAATATGAATTATTCGGTTTCGAACACCGCCGAATATGGGGAATATGTCAGCGGTCCGCGGATCGTGACGGAGCAGACCAAAGCCGAGATGAAGCGCGTGTTGGGTGACATTCAATCCGGCAGATTCACCCGCGATTGGATGCTTGAGAACGAAGTCAATCAGACCTCCTTCAAAGCCATGCGGGCAAAATCCGCTTCTCATCAGATCGAGGAAGTCGGCGCGAGGCTGCGCGCGATGATGCCTTGGATCGGCGCCAACAAGCTCGTCGATAAGGACAAGAACTAG
- a CDS encoding type II toxin-antitoxin system PemK/MazF family toxin: protein MARRAAAGPLNGDVALLRAGDLIWVDFNPALGHEQAGRRPALIISEEAYNQQSSFIIVCPVTRSSKLWPFKLALAEGSPIQGQILIDQMKSIDKRRVVSPPIGKIDGELLSDVRGRLAALLGLAS from the coding sequence TTGGCCCGACGTGCCGCCGCGGGACCCTTGAACGGAGACGTTGCGTTGCTGCGCGCGGGAGACTTGATATGGGTTGATTTCAACCCCGCTTTGGGGCACGAGCAGGCAGGGCGCAGGCCGGCTCTTATCATTTCGGAGGAAGCCTATAATCAGCAATCGTCGTTCATCATCGTTTGTCCGGTCACTCGCAGTTCCAAACTTTGGCCATTCAAACTTGCTTTGGCGGAAGGGTCACCCATTCAAGGACAAATTCTCATCGATCAGATGAAGTCCATTGATAAAAGACGGGTGGTGTCGCCGCCCATCGGAAAGATCGACGGCGAACTGCTAAGTGATGTACGCGGACGTTTGGCGGCCCTTCTTGGTCTTGCCTCGTGA
- a CDS encoding AbrB/MazE/SpoVT family DNA-binding domain-containing protein, with translation MRVQIAKWGNSSAIRLPKPLVDELALKPGQEIDLTVEGKEVRMTPVKPRFVYRIEDLVAEMRRLAPDHEPPIEDWSAVEAPWPDVPPRDP, from the coding sequence ATGCGTGTGCAGATTGCCAAATGGGGGAATTCCTCGGCCATTCGCTTGCCGAAGCCGCTCGTCGACGAACTGGCACTAAAACCCGGGCAGGAAATCGATCTCACCGTCGAGGGCAAAGAGGTGCGAATGACGCCGGTGAAGCCCCGTTTTGTTTATCGAATTGAGGATTTGGTCGCCGAAATGCGCCGCCTTGCGCCCGATCATGAGCCTCCCATCGAGGATTGGAGCGCCGTGGAAGCTCCTTGGCCCGACGTGCCGCCGCGGGACCCTTGA
- the ilvN gene encoding acetolactate synthase small subunit: MNAPAPPLSPYSSAIGKPNIEVHTLSVLVDNEPGVLARVVGLFSGRGYNIESLTVAEVAHAEHLSRITIVTSGTPEAIEQIGHQLERLVPIHKVTDLTLRGNAVERELAMIKVAGTGQDRDEALRLADAFRARVIDASIESFVFELTGAVGKIDQFIELMRPIGLVEVSRTGVAAMSRGPNPT; the protein is encoded by the coding sequence ATGAACGCTCCCGCGCCGCCGCTGTCGCCCTATTCCTCGGCCATCGGTAAACCCAACATCGAAGTGCATACGCTTTCGGTCCTGGTGGATAACGAGCCGGGTGTGCTCGCCCGCGTCGTCGGACTTTTTTCCGGTCGCGGTTACAATATCGAGAGCCTGACGGTCGCCGAAGTGGCGCATGCGGAACATCTCTCGCGCATCACCATCGTCACCTCGGGCACGCCCGAAGCGATCGAGCAAATCGGCCATCAGCTGGAACGGCTGGTGCCGATCCATAAAGTCACGGATCTCACCTTGCGGGGCAATGCGGTCGAGCGCGAACTCGCGATGATCAAGGTCGCCGGCACCGGTCAAGACCGTGACGAGGCCTTGCGGCTTGCCGACGCTTTTCGTGCCCGGGTGATCGATGCCTCCATCGAGAGTTTTGTGTTCGAGCTGACAGGCGCGGTCGGCAAGATCGATCAGTTCATCGAGCTCATGCGGCCGATCGGTCTCGTCGAAGTGTCGCGCACCGGGGTTGCCGCCATGTCGCGCGGCCCAAATCCAACTTAA
- a CDS encoding acetolactate synthase 3 large subunit translates to MTNVMSGAEMVVRALRDQGVDTIFGYPGGAVLPIYDALFHQKHIKHVLVRHEQGAAHAAEGFARSSGKAGVLLVTSGPGATNAVTGLTDALMDSIPVVCITGQVPTHLIGSDAFQECDTVGITRHCTKHNYLVRQIEDLPRILHEAFYVAQNGRPGPVVIDIPKDVQFAIGTYIGPRNIEHKTYRPKLDGDLDKLQQAVTLMAAARRPILYTGGGVINAGPKASRLLRELADLTGFPLTSTLMGLGAYPASGKNWLGMLGMHGTYEANNAMHDCDLMIAIGARFDDRITGRLDAFSPGSKKIHIDIDPSSINKNVKVDLGIVGDCAHVLRQLLDAWRARDLAPDKAALAKWWAQIDKWRSRKSLSFKNSKDVIKPQYAVQRLYELTKARDTYITTEVGQHQMWAAQHYHFEAPNRWMTSGGLGTMGYGLPAAIGAQMAHPDALVIDIAGEASILMNIQELSTAAQYRLPVKVFILNNEYMGMVRQWQELLHDGRYSESYSEALPDFVKLADAYGAHGIRCSDPAKLDDAIVEMIETPNTVIFDCVVDKTENCLPMIPSGKAHNEMILPGHDADLEAAIDAAGKMLV, encoded by the coding sequence ATGACCAATGTGATGAGCGGCGCGGAGATGGTTGTCCGCGCGTTGCGGGATCAGGGAGTCGACACGATTTTCGGCTATCCGGGCGGCGCCGTCCTGCCGATTTACGATGCCTTGTTTCATCAAAAACACATCAAGCATGTGCTGGTGCGCCACGAACAAGGCGCCGCCCATGCGGCCGAAGGCTTTGCCCGTTCGAGCGGCAAAGCGGGTGTGTTGTTGGTGACCTCGGGGCCTGGCGCCACCAATGCGGTGACCGGTTTGACCGATGCGCTCATGGATTCGATCCCGGTGGTCTGCATCACCGGCCAGGTGCCGACCCATCTCATCGGGTCCGACGCCTTTCAGGAATGCGACACCGTCGGTATCACCCGTCATTGCACCAAGCACAATTACCTCGTCCGCCAGATCGAGGATCTGCCGCGAATTCTGCACGAGGCTTTTTATGTGGCGCAAAACGGGCGTCCGGGTCCGGTCGTGATCGATATTCCCAAGGACGTGCAATTTGCGATCGGCACGTATATCGGGCCGCGCAATATCGAGCACAAGACCTACCGGCCGAAACTCGATGGCGATCTGGACAAGCTCCAGCAGGCCGTCACCCTGATGGCGGCGGCACGGCGGCCGATTTTATATACCGGCGGCGGCGTCATCAACGCCGGCCCCAAGGCCTCGCGGCTGCTGCGCGAACTGGCTGACCTCACGGGGTTTCCGCTCACCTCGACCTTGATGGGGCTCGGCGCTTATCCGGCGTCGGGCAAAAATTGGCTCGGGATGCTTGGCATGCACGGCACCTACGAGGCCAACAATGCGATGCATGATTGCGATTTGATGATCGCCATCGGTGCCCGCTTCGATGATCGTATCACCGGGCGGCTCGACGCTTTCTCGCCTGGCTCGAAGAAGATTCATATCGACATCGATCCCTCCTCGATCAACAAGAATGTGAAGGTCGATCTCGGCATTGTCGGGGATTGCGCGCATGTGCTGCGCCAGCTTCTTGACGCCTGGCGGGCGCGCGACCTTGCACCCGACAAGGCCGCGCTCGCAAAATGGTGGGCGCAAATCGACAAATGGCGGTCACGCAAATCGCTGTCCTTCAAGAACTCGAAGGATGTCATCAAGCCGCAATATGCGGTGCAGCGTCTCTACGAGCTGACGAAGGCGCGCGACACCTATATCACGACGGAAGTCGGCCAGCATCAGATGTGGGCGGCGCAGCACTATCACTTCGAGGCGCCGAACCGCTGGATGACATCGGGTGGCCTCGGCACCATGGGCTACGGGCTTCCGGCGGCGATCGGCGCGCAGATGGCGCATCCCGATGCGCTCGTCATCGACATCGCCGGCGAGGCCTCGATCCTGATGAATATCCAAGAACTCTCGACGGCCGCGCAATACCGCCTGCCGGTCAAGGTCTTCATCCTCAATAATGAATATATGGGGATGGTGCGGCAATGGCAGGAACTCTTGCACGATGGCCGCTATTCCGAGAGCTATTCAGAAGCGCTGCCGGATTTCGTCAAGCTTGCGGACGCGTATGGCGCGCATGGAATCCGCTGTTCGGACCCTGCCAAACTCGATGATGCGATCGTCGAGATGATCGAGACCCCGAACACGGTCATCTTCGATTGCGTCGTCGACAAAACCGAAAATTGCCTGCCGATGATACCGTCCGGCAAGGCGCATAATGAGATGATTCTGCCGGGCCATGACGCGGACCTCGAAGCCGCGATCGATGCCGCCGGCAAGATGCTGGTGTAA